A window of Microbispora hainanensis genomic DNA:
CGCGTATGCGGACGAAAGCCAGCTGCCGCTGGCAGGCGGAGCAAGCAGGTCATACGTCGCTGGAGCGGCCGATAGCCAGCAGGAAGACGGGGAGTCGGGGGGAAAACCCGCACTGCCAGAAGTTGCCCAGCCCGAGCCGCAGCGCGATGAGGTACAGAACGCTGTGCAGGTGTCCATCCTCGGGCCGCTGGAGATCACCGGCACAGTCGCCGACCTCCAGCCGAAGATGGCCGAGCTCGTGCTCGCCCTGGCCTTGGCCGGGCCGACCGGGCTACGCAACGTCCAGCTCGCCGCCATGATGGGCCCCGACCCCGACACCCCCAAGCCCTCCGACCAGCTGCGCCAGCTCATCACCCGCACCCGCGGCAAACTCGGAAAGGCCTCCGACGGCCAGGCACGCATCCTGTGCGACTCCACCTACGTCTACCGCACCCACGCCATCACTCTGGACTGGACCCGCTTCCAGGAACTCGCCGACCGCGGCGCCAAACGCAACTCCACCATCGACCTCTGGGACGCCCTTGCCCTGGTCAGGGGGCCGGTGCTGGACGGCTGCTACCACTGGTGGCTAGAAACCCCAGTAATCGAGAACATTCGCGCCGAAATCGTCGACGCCGCCGACCTGCTCGCTGAACTCGAACTCGATGCCGGCCGCCCTGACCGCTCCGCACGCGCAGCACGGCAGGGACTCACCTCCGACCCCTACGCCGAGCAGCTGTGGCGGGCGCTGATGCGGGCGGAGTACGAGGCCGGGAACATGAGCAGGGTCCACGAGGCGTGGAAGGCCTGCCTCAAGGCGATCGCCGAAGTCAGCGCCGACGGCGACCCTCACCCCGAAACCGCCGCCCTCTACGGACGGCTCACCTCTGCCCGACGCCCCACCTGATGGCTTCCGTGCGGCTACGCCAAGCGGTTTCGGCGGTGATCAGAGCAGCTGATGCGACAACCGGGCTGGCCGCGGCCAGCCCCTCAGCTCCCGCCCCCGGCAACCACGGCCGTATCTCAGGCCTGGTATCGATCCCGTTTCGGGGCGTGCGCCTACAGGGGTGAGTCTCCGGCGTCATAGGCACTACCGGCACGTCTCCTGCGCTGTTACGTCAAGAGGGATTCGGCGATGTGATGTAGATCGCACACCTGTGCTTCGCTGCCCCCTCTTCGTTTTTGGAACGCGCCTGGTGGGGCGTTATGGACGGGAATCTGGCCTGCCGTCCACGTAACGGCACGTGATCATCCAGATGCGAAGTAGGTCTTGACCTGGGGTTGTCAGGCACGCATGATCCCGTTTGGTCTCTTTATTTCGGCTTTATTGGGGCGAGCGGCGATGCCTGCCGCGCGCTTCGCTTTGCGTGCGGAGGAGCTCGGCGTGCCGATTTCGCGTGCCCGGAAACTGCTGCCCGGCACAATTCATGGCCGTTTCTCTCGGGCGTGGGTTGGGGCGGTGGTCATCCTCGGAGTGTTCGTCGCCGGGGTCGGCGTGCCGGACGGGTTGGTCACACCGGCCAGCGCCGCCGTGGAGGCACCGCAGCAGGAGCGGAGCGTGGAAGCCCGTCCGGTCGCGGTCCCGACTCCCCGTGTGAAGGGCGAGGAGGCGTCCCACCCGGCGAAGAAGCCGCCGGCGCCGGTGTGGCCGAAGAGCGGGTCGGCGCGGGTGAACGTGGTGGCGGGCAAGGCCGCGGCCGTACCGGGGTTGCCGGTGACGGTGGCCGCGCCGGACGCGAAAGCGAGCGCCACGCCGCGGCCGGGCGCGTCGCCCTCGAGTAGGAAGCCGGCATCCGCCGCGCGGGGTGAGAAGGCGCCGAAGGCTGCGCCGTCGCAGGAACCGGTGAAGCCGACCCCGGGTTCTGTAACGGTGAAGACGTTCGACAACACCGTGGCCCGAAAGGTCGGCGGTGTCGGCATGGTGCTGCAGCTGACTCGAGCGGACGGCGGCACGGCTCCTGCGGCGGCGAAGGTCACGGTGGACTACTCCTCGTTTCGCGGTGCGGGCGGGGGTGGGTTCGCCTCCCGGTTGACGCTGGTGCGGTTGCCGGCGTGTGTGCTGGCCCAGCCGCTGACGGCCGAGTGCGCCAAGCAGCGGTCGGCGCAGCTGCGGGTGTTGCCGGTGGTCAACGACGTGAAGACCGGCCATCTGACGGCCGAGGTCGAGGTCGCCCCCGCGGCGGGCGGCACCTCCACGGCCGCGGCCGGTAGCGCCGTAACCGGTGGGGCGCAGGCCACGCCTCCGGCAAGCGCCTCGGCCGGGGCTGCTGCCGCTGGAGACACCGCTGCCGGCTCCGCCGATGGGTTCGTCTATGCGGTGGCGGCCTCTGCTGCGGCGACGGCGTCGGGGTCGTTGACGGGTGATTTTGCGGCGTCGCCGTTGAAGCCGTCGGGGACGTGGCAGGCGGGCCAGTCGGGTGGGGCGTTCTCCTACAGTTACCCAATCACGGCCCCGCCCGCCCCGTCCGGGGACGCCCCTGAGCTGGCGTTGCAGTATTCGTCGGCGGCGGTGGATTCGCTGACCTCGCAGACCAACAACCAGTCCGGCCTGGTCGGGATGGGCTGGGAGCTGAACACCGGGTTCATCGAGCGGTCGTTCGTGTCGTGTTCGGGGTATGCGAAGTCGGGCCGGATGGGCTACAACACCGCCCAGGTGGGGTGGCCGGACAAGTGCTGGGAGTCGCCGTACGGGGATCCGACCTCCTCGAAGCTGACGTTGTCGCTGGACGGCCGTTCCACCGACATCGTCAAAGACACCTCCGGCAAGTGGCGCACGGTGGAGGACTACGGCTGGAAGATCGAGCCGATGTCGTCGCAGTCGTGGTGGCGGATCACCACCCAGGATGGCTCGGTCTACCGGTTCGGCTACAACACCGACTCCTCGCTGGCGATGGCGTTCATCGGTGACGACGAAGGCGAGCCGTGTCATCAGTACTACCCCGAGCCCGGCAGCGGCGAGGACAGCGTTCAGCAGCTCTGTGAAAAGCCCTGGCGCTGGATGCTGGACCAGGAGGTCGACCCGAACGGCAACGTGATCGACTACTCCTACGACAAGGAAGAAGACGGCTACTGCACGGTCGCGCTGGACTACGACAGCAGGTGCGACCCGGAGTACGACAGGGCCGTCAACGTGTCCGCGGTGAGCTACGGCCATAACATCAACGTTCCCGGCTCGAGCCCGACCGCGCGGATCGTGTTCACCACCTCTGATCGGGCCTCCGGCGGCGTTACCGACGAGCCGGAGTTCTGCGAGGACGGGCGCGACTATTCGGACTGCGTGTACGGCACAGGGCCGCGGTTTTACACAAGCCGGATACTGAGCTCGATCACCACCCAGACCCTGGTCCCGGGCACGACCGACGACTGGGAGGACGTCACCCGGTGGGACCTGTCGTATCAGTGGCTGGACGGCGGTGGCTGGAACGGGGACGAGTACCCCATCTTGTGGCTGGACTCCATCCAGCAGGTCGGCCTGGCCGGCGGCAACGGAACGCAGATCGCCCTGCCGCCGACCACGTTCGAGGCGACCTTCCGGAACAATGCCGTCAGCATCGAGCTGGACTCGGTGGAGTTCCCCCGCATCGGCGCGGTGAACAACGGGCTGGGCGGCCGCAGTGAGGTGGAGTACGAGCAGGAAAACCCCTGCCCGGAAATGGCGCAGTATCCCCCGAGCGACATCTGGGACGACTCCGGCTACGACTGCTACTTCATCACCACCCGCTACGACATCGTCAACGACGACTGGTACTACTACGGCGAGGTCTACGCCAAGTGGCTGGTGACGTCGGTCACCGACATTGACATGGTGGGCGGCTCACCCAGCCAGGTCACCAGCTACTCCTATGAGGATGATCCGGGCTGGGCGGTCCCGGACAACCCCCTGGCCGTGCGCGACCCGTTCATGCCTGAGGACTACACCGAATGGCGCGGTTACGGTCAGGTGACCACCACCGTCGGCGGCGGGTCCGGCTCTTCCGGGGTCAGCACCACCTCGGCCAAGTTCTTCCGCGGCCTGGGCCGGTCCATCACCGACTTCGACGGCCACAGCGTCCCGGATCCCATCGAGCTGAACGGGCGCACCCTGCAGGAACAAGTCCGCGACAGCAATGGGGAGAACTCCTCCACACGGTATGAGTACGAGGTAGTCGAGACCGGCGGCGGCCCGGGCACGCGTAACCCCTCTCGCGTGAACCAGACGCGGGAGGTGTCCCGGGAGAAGACCACCACCGGGTGGCGCTACACCGACACCAAGACCACCTACAACTCCGACGGGCTGCCGAAAACGGTCAACGACTACGGCGACACCAGCATCGCGTCCGACAACACCTGCACCTCCATCACCTACGCCCGCAACACGACGACGTGGATGCTCAACTACCACGCGTCGGAGGAGAAGCATGCGGGTGACGACTGCACCAGCGGTGACCTGCTGAGCCGTATCGTCTACCTCTACGACGGAGCGAGCGACCCGTCCGCCAACACTCCCACCCATGGGAACGTCACCGAAACCCGCGCCTACTCCACCACCACTCACTACGCCACGATCAAGTCGACCTTCGACAACTACGGCCGGCCGCTCACCACGACCGAGCCGTCCGACCCGTCCGAGCAAAACCCAAAGAAGACCACCACGACCTACACCCCAGCCGTCGGCTGGCCATGGCAGGGCGTGACGGTCAAAAATCCGCTCCAGCACCAGGTGACCACCTGGTCCTCCCAGTACAACGGTCAGCCGGTCGGCATGCAGGACGCCAACGACAACAAGGTCAACATCGACTACGACGTCCTGGGCCGAACGCTGCAGCTGTGGACTCCGGATGCGCCCAAGCCTGACCGCAACGACACCGACCTCAGCGACAATCCCCCCGCGGCGAAGGTCGCCTACGCCGTCACCGGTAGCCAGCCATCCCGGACCATGGTGTCGCGCCTGCAGTCCGGCGCCGGCACTAGAACCCCCAAATACACCTCCACCTACACCTACAGCGACGGCTTCGGCCGCGAGCGTGAGGTGCAAACCGCCTCGCCGACAGGCGGCCGGATCGTTCAGGTCACCGCCTACAACGAGCGCGGCCTGACCGAGCGGACCTCCGCTCCGGTGTACAACGGGAGCGCGCTTGGATCGGGCCTGCTGAACCCCGCATGGAGCACGGTTCCGCAATGGTCCAAGCAGGAGTACGACCGGCTCGGCCGAGTCACCGCCCAGGTGGACATGACGGCCGACGCGACCGGCGAGAAAGAGTTCCGCCGTACGACCACCAACTACCTGGGCGCGGACAAGTACGAGGTGATTCCGCCGGTGGGCGGCAAGACGGTGTACTACACCGACGCCGCCGACCAGGTCACCAAAATCGAAGAATGGCTGAGCGGCGGGGGCAGCGGTCAGCAGGCGGCAGCTGTGGCAGGGCCGGTGCCGCCGGGTTCTTCGTCCAACTCCTCTGCCGTGACTGCCTCGGCGACGTCGCAGGCCGCGCCCGCACAGCCGTCTTCGTCCGCTGCCTCTTCCGGGGCTGCCGCGCAGCCTGAGGTCCGGGCGGCTGCCGATGCGGCGCTCAAGGCCGCGGTCAAGCAGGGCAAGCGGGTGCAGGTCGACGCGGCGACGACCGATTCCTCGGTGGTGTATGCCAACCCGGATGGCAAGACCTTCACCGCCGAGTTCACCGCTGGCCCCTCCCGGGTGAAGCAGGGGCAGTCCTGGGTGCCGATCGACACCTCGCTCGTGGACGAGGATGGGGTATTGCGGCCGAAGGCCGCGGCCGCTCAGGTGGAGTTCTCCACCGGAGGGACAGGCGTGTTCGCGAAGATGACACGGCAGGACGGCACGGTCTTCGCGCTGTGGTGGCCGAGCGCGCTGCCCCGCCCCTCCGTGAAGGGGAACACGGCGACCTACGCCGATGCGGCAGGGCCGGGGGCCGATCTCGTGGTGACCGCGCTGGCCACCGGGTTCCGGCACGATGTCGTGCTGCGGCGCAGGCCGTCCGGTCCGGTGGAATACCGGCTGCCTGTCGAGACATCCGGCTTGACCCTGAAGACCGCGGAGACCGGTGGCCTGACCCTGAGCGACAAGGGTGGCACGGTCGTCGCGGCGGCCCCCACGCCGGTCATGTGGGCGTCCTCCACGCCCGATGCCGGCGCGGACGCGAAGGGTAAGCGGCGCCCGCGAAAGCGTGGGAAGATCACCACCAGTGTCGTGCAGGAGCAGGGCCGCCAGGTGCTGGTGCTTCAGCCCGACCCCGGTTTCCTGGCTGACCCGGCCACCACCTATCCGGTGACGATCGATCCCACGACCACGCTTCCGCTGAGCAGCGACACCTACGTCATCAAGGGCGAGAGCAGTACTCACGCGGGTGACTCCGAGCTCGTCGCCGGTGCGGTCTTCAACTTCGTCGGTGTCGAAGTCGCGCGTTCCTATCTGAAGTTCGACACCAGCTCCTTGGCGGGCGCGACCGTGTCAAGCGCCACGCTCAGCGCCTATCAGATGTGGGTCGATTCCTTCGAATGCGCCACCGGTGGCATCGTCGCGGCGCGGGTGACCTCCAGCTGGAACCCCAGCACCGTCCTGTGGACGAACAAGCCCACCACGACCACCAGCGGCCAGGCCACGGCGTCGGAGACCGGTGGCTGTTCCGGCGACCGGTCCATGTCGTGGAGGGTCACCTCGATGGCGCAGGCGTGGGCGTCGGGGACTGCGAACTACGGCATCGAACTGCGCGGAACTGATGAGAGCAACGCCGCCGACTATGAGGTCGGGTTCGCATCGTCCGAGGTCGGCTACGGCGACCCTCCCACGTTGAGTGTCACCTACACCCTGCCCTCGGCCCCCGCGGCCTCCAAGCTGTCGATCACCCCGGTCACCGGGTCCGCGGTGTCGTCGCTGACACCGACCCTGCACGCAACCGTCTCCGACCCCGCCGGGGGAAACCTGCGGGCCGACTACGAAATCGAGCACGACCCCGCCTACACCGCGGAAGGCACCGGCCAGATCTGGACCGGCAGCTCGGCCACCGTCACCTCCGGCAACGATGCCCCCGCCGTCGTTCCGGCCGGGAAACTCACCGACGGGTGGCACATCCGGTGGCGGGCCCGGGCCACCAACACCGGAGCCTCCGTCTCTTCGGCCTGGTCGGCTTGGCAAACCACGACCGTGAACGTGCCGGACCCGCTGGTGGACCAGTTCCAGGTGACCCCGTCGCAGGTGCTGTCGGGGGAGACTGTTACCTCCACCCTCACTCCTGCGCTGGCCGCCCGGGTAACCACACCCGACGCGGGGGCGTCGCGAGTGGAGTTCGAGCTGGAGCACGACCCGGCTGACACCGCCCATGGCACCGGCAGCATCTGGACCATCGGCAACACGCAGACAGGGACGGCCAAGTCCGCAGCGGCTGGCGCCGCCCCCGCCGCCAACGTGCCAGCCTCGAACGCGCCGGCCGCGGATGCGCCGCCATCGCACGTGCAGGACGACGCGCGCATGGGTGCGTCGGTTGAGGCGAAGCGGTCGGGTAAGCCGGTCGCGGTGGCAGGGTTGACCTCGGCGACGAGTTCGACTGTGGCCAACCCGGATGGCAAGACGTTCACCACGACGCTCAGCACCCGTCCGGCCAGGGTCAAGCGGGACGGGGCGTGGGTGCCGATCGACACCAGCTTGGTGGACAAGGACGGCGCCTTGGTGCCCAAGGCCGGGCCCCAGGTGAAGGTGTCCAACGGTGGTGACGGGCCGTTCGCCACTGTGGCCGATGAGGCGGGTAATTCGATTGCGCTGAGCTGGCCGGCCCCGCTGCCCAAGCCGATGGTCGAGCGGAACAAGGCCCGTTATGCCGATGCGGCTGGTCCTGGTGCCGATTTGGTGGTGACGGTGCTGCCTGGTGGTGTCCGCCATGACATCGAGTTGCGCGAGCGCCCCACTGCCCAACTCAACTACCGCATCAACGTGAAGACCACCGGGTGGAAGCTGCAGCAGGACGGCCAGGGCCGGCTCACGCTGACCGACAGTACGGGCAAGCTGGTCGCCCCGTTGGCACAGCCGGTCATGTACCCCGTGTCCGACCGTGGAGAGAGGAAGGCGGGGGACGCCCAGGCCGGGACCAACGCGAATGCGAAGGCGGACGCCAGAACTAAGGAGGCCAAGGGCCGGCACCGGCGCATGGGCCGTATCGCCACCCGCCTCACCGGTGAAGGTGATCACCAGGTGCTGGAGCTGACCCCGGACGCGGCGTTCCTGGCCGACCCCACGCTCACCTACCCGGTGACCGTCGACCCGACAGTGGATTTCTCACCTCAAGCCGACACCTTCGTCGCTAACTGGGACAGCGTCGGCGATACCCACGCCGATGACAATTACCTCGATATCGGCGTTGACGGCGGCGACGTCACGCGCGGCTACCTCAACTTTGACACCGCATTCCTCACCGGTGCGACGGTGGCGCAGGCACAACTGTCGCTGTTCAACTATGGTGCCCCTCAGTGCGCGCCGTTCGGCTCTGGCATTCAGGTCAGGAGGGTGACCTCCGCCTGGGACCCCTACACCGTCACCTGGAACAGCCAGCCGTATGCAACCAGCGAGGACGCGGTAGCCCGCCAGGACGCCTACGACATCGAACGCTGTGGCGACAACGGCATGGGCGGGATACCGGTCACGTGGGACGTCACCGGCATCGCCCAGGACTGGGCCGTCGGCCAACCCAGGTGGGGCCTGCAGATGCGAGCTGCGGACGAGAACGCGGATGAGGACTGGCGCGTCTACGACTCCTCTGAAGGTGCCGTCGCTTACCCTGGCTACTCGCAGGCGCCGGAGCTGACCGTGACCTACTCGCTGCCGTCGTCGTCTCCCACGCTCGGCAACCTGTCGATCACCCCCGTTACCGGGGGTGCGGTGTCGTCGTTGACGCCGACCCTGCACGCCACCGTCTCCGACACTGCCAGCGGGAGCCTGCGGGCCGACTACGAGGTCGAGCACGACCCCGCCTACACCGCAGAAGGCACTGGTCAGATCTGGGCGGGCAGCTCCGCTGGCGTCACCTCCGGCAACGATGCCCCCGCGGTGGTCCCGGCCGGGAAACTGAGCGACGGCTGGCACATCCGCTGGCGGGCCCGCGCCACCAACACCGGCACCTCTACCTCCTCGGCCTGGTCGGCCTGGTCGGCTGCCACCATCAGGGCGGCGCAGGACCCGGTGGTCGACAACGTCGCCTCCGGCACCCAGGCCACCCTCACCGTCCCCGCAGGAAAACTCGGCGACGGGTGGAAGGTCCGCTGGCGCGCCCGCGCGGTCGCCGCCGGATCCAACACCTCCGCCTGGTCCGGCTGGCAGGCCCTGACAGTG
This region includes:
- a CDS encoding DNRLRE domain-containing protein encodes the protein MIPFGLFISALLGRAAMPAARFALRAEELGVPISRARKLLPGTIHGRFSRAWVGAVVILGVFVAGVGVPDGLVTPASAAVEAPQQERSVEARPVAVPTPRVKGEEASHPAKKPPAPVWPKSGSARVNVVAGKAAAVPGLPVTVAAPDAKASATPRPGASPSSRKPASAARGEKAPKAAPSQEPVKPTPGSVTVKTFDNTVARKVGGVGMVLQLTRADGGTAPAAAKVTVDYSSFRGAGGGGFASRLTLVRLPACVLAQPLTAECAKQRSAQLRVLPVVNDVKTGHLTAEVEVAPAAGGTSTAAAGSAVTGGAQATPPASASAGAAAAGDTAAGSADGFVYAVAASAAATASGSLTGDFAASPLKPSGTWQAGQSGGAFSYSYPITAPPAPSGDAPELALQYSSAAVDSLTSQTNNQSGLVGMGWELNTGFIERSFVSCSGYAKSGRMGYNTAQVGWPDKCWESPYGDPTSSKLTLSLDGRSTDIVKDTSGKWRTVEDYGWKIEPMSSQSWWRITTQDGSVYRFGYNTDSSLAMAFIGDDEGEPCHQYYPEPGSGEDSVQQLCEKPWRWMLDQEVDPNGNVIDYSYDKEEDGYCTVALDYDSRCDPEYDRAVNVSAVSYGHNINVPGSSPTARIVFTTSDRASGGVTDEPEFCEDGRDYSDCVYGTGPRFYTSRILSSITTQTLVPGTTDDWEDVTRWDLSYQWLDGGGWNGDEYPILWLDSIQQVGLAGGNGTQIALPPTTFEATFRNNAVSIELDSVEFPRIGAVNNGLGGRSEVEYEQENPCPEMAQYPPSDIWDDSGYDCYFITTRYDIVNDDWYYYGEVYAKWLVTSVTDIDMVGGSPSQVTSYSYEDDPGWAVPDNPLAVRDPFMPEDYTEWRGYGQVTTTVGGGSGSSGVSTTSAKFFRGLGRSITDFDGHSVPDPIELNGRTLQEQVRDSNGENSSTRYEYEVVETGGGPGTRNPSRVNQTREVSREKTTTGWRYTDTKTTYNSDGLPKTVNDYGDTSIASDNTCTSITYARNTTTWMLNYHASEEKHAGDDCTSGDLLSRIVYLYDGASDPSANTPTHGNVTETRAYSTTTHYATIKSTFDNYGRPLTTTEPSDPSEQNPKKTTTTYTPAVGWPWQGVTVKNPLQHQVTTWSSQYNGQPVGMQDANDNKVNIDYDVLGRTLQLWTPDAPKPDRNDTDLSDNPPAAKVAYAVTGSQPSRTMVSRLQSGAGTRTPKYTSTYTYSDGFGREREVQTASPTGGRIVQVTAYNERGLTERTSAPVYNGSALGSGLLNPAWSTVPQWSKQEYDRLGRVTAQVDMTADATGEKEFRRTTTNYLGADKYEVIPPVGGKTVYYTDAADQVTKIEEWLSGGGSGQQAAAVAGPVPPGSSSNSSAVTASATSQAAPAQPSSSAASSGAAAQPEVRAAADAALKAAVKQGKRVQVDAATTDSSVVYANPDGKTFTAEFTAGPSRVKQGQSWVPIDTSLVDEDGVLRPKAAAAQVEFSTGGTGVFAKMTRQDGTVFALWWPSALPRPSVKGNTATYADAAGPGADLVVTALATGFRHDVVLRRRPSGPVEYRLPVETSGLTLKTAETGGLTLSDKGGTVVAAAPTPVMWASSTPDAGADAKGKRRPRKRGKITTSVVQEQGRQVLVLQPDPGFLADPATTYPVTIDPTTTLPLSSDTYVIKGESSTHAGDSELVAGAVFNFVGVEVARSYLKFDTSSLAGATVSSATLSAYQMWVDSFECATGGIVAARVTSSWNPSTVLWTNKPTTTTSGQATASETGGCSGDRSMSWRVTSMAQAWASGTANYGIELRGTDESNAADYEVGFASSEVGYGDPPTLSVTYTLPSAPAASKLSITPVTGSAVSSLTPTLHATVSDPAGGNLRADYEIEHDPAYTAEGTGQIWTGSSATVTSGNDAPAVVPAGKLTDGWHIRWRARATNTGASVSSAWSAWQTTTVNVPDPLVDQFQVTPSQVLSGETVTSTLTPALAARVTTPDAGASRVEFELEHDPADTAHGTGSIWTIGNTQTGTAKSAAAGAAPAANVPASNAPAADAPPSHVQDDARMGASVEAKRSGKPVAVAGLTSATSSTVANPDGKTFTTTLSTRPARVKRDGAWVPIDTSLVDKDGALVPKAGPQVKVSNGGDGPFATVADEAGNSIALSWPAPLPKPMVERNKARYADAAGPGADLVVTVLPGGVRHDIELRERPTAQLNYRINVKTTGWKLQQDGQGRLTLTDSTGKLVAPLAQPVMYPVSDRGERKAGDAQAGTNANAKADARTKEAKGRHRRMGRIATRLTGEGDHQVLELTPDAAFLADPTLTYPVTVDPTVDFSPQADTFVANWDSVGDTHADDNYLDIGVDGGDVTRGYLNFDTAFLTGATVAQAQLSLFNYGAPQCAPFGSGIQVRRVTSAWDPYTVTWNSQPYATSEDAVARQDAYDIERCGDNGMGGIPVTWDVTGIAQDWAVGQPRWGLQMRAADENADEDWRVYDSSEGAVAYPGYSQAPELTVTYSLPSSSPTLGNLSITPVTGGAVSSLTPTLHATVSDTASGSLRADYEVEHDPAYTAEGTGQIWAGSSAGVTSGNDAPAVVPAGKLSDGWHIRWRARATNTGTSTSSAWSAWSAATIRAAQDPVVDNVASGTQATLTVPAGKLGDGWKVRWRARAVAAGSNTSAWSGWQALTVKVPAATVSQLQITPAQTSGQTTTVTSLTPQLLATVTDTYGQPLRAEFELEHDPADTAHGAGQIWTAAVDNVASGIQASVSVPGGKLNNAWGIRWRVRALNTATQVTSAWSDWQSATVDIGNVPSEPAVSALQVAPFQVVDGTTVTSSLTPQLLAQVTNPVGGTMRAEFELEHDPADTEHGTGQIWTTAVDDVPAGTQATVTVPADTLSEGWLVRWRARAVAGETTSSWSDWQTVRVDQPDPVLGTLQVTPSEAVDGKTVSSSLTPQLLAQVTDPAGGKVRAEFELEHDPAAPEGQGNGQIWTTAVDDVTSGTQATVTVPDGKLSDGWLVRWRARAVTAGGTSAWSDWQQLTVTDGSLIPVVGNPRTRPANNGTTITLTPALLATVSSAQGGQLGAEFEVEHDPADTQHGTGQIWTTSVNGVTSGNDATVTIPAGTLSNGWKVRWRARAVKNGIDSDWTAWQSVTVSVPNHYDTTFEYDRDGQTVKLIDANGNVSTFTYDLLGRRTASHDPDAGDSQQAYDDADHLLWSTNGKGQKVSYSYDDIGRKTAVWSGEPNSGTKLAEWVYDTVTTNGKGELTSATRYLGGNAYVDTITGYDEMGRPTGSTLTIPSSEGLMAGTYTFATTYTTTGQVATYTMPAAGGLPTETLTSTYTDLDLPSRMTSGLGGGFTYIDSTTYSGTGRLTDRAYGAGGKIRRHLDWDPNTGRIKSVTTTTKADTSGPVTAQDDRYTYDLSDEITKILDAAAASGGSTGQYECFTYDGLHRLSQAWTTTATDCGQGTASADNQGIDPYAQSYTYDGAGNITSLTSNGQAAIYDYPQPGTDAVRPNAVTAISRPTGTDTYAYDNAGQLTSRTVGGKAGTFTWNELGQLDKATIDGQDTTMVYDADGERLIRRAPGGKATLYLGSMEIEVNGDSITGKRYYTASDGATIAMRTGGDGVTWLMSGLHGSTQLAVDDTTGKVSRERYLPYGQRRGADDLPFTDRGFLGKTEDDSTGLDYLSARYYDPAIAKFLNTDPLLDLRKPQWANPYGYAGNNPIGTSDPTGLSPEPENCKANPSQLCLEWMTTHKLVNGHWVETGFGSIDLKLPAGVDKDKFTKEWVKRYHDQVLGSPGIHYPGIQQSEEYALALSICWDIGCPKSFIGYLLNGFHANNSAIGMYDGDDRTIGSNYRYGRNSGRFGKGKLGCNSFVPGTEILMADGSHKPIEEVGIGDEVLAADPVIGEVLAEPVLNVIEGRGDKDLIKITVDIDGPSGDKTGVILATDQHPFWSEDQGHWVNAKHLDPGTWLRTAAGTHVQITAVKSWTAHDQEVHNLTIAAVHTYFVVVDNTPILVHNAPCRPGTKFNVPAQPGVYVIHFKDGSKYVGSATKSMRDRTNKSMSSRHAVRKAGYTMDDIVNVTYFNVPPGTSKTALRRMEQTVMEGMKLQGFRLVNLRDPEIAVPMGGYY